Within Gemmatimonadota bacterium, the genomic segment CGGCTGCGGCTCCGCCTCATCTTCCGGCGAGACGACCAGGTTCACGCCGCTGGCGCCGGCGTGGGAGGGCTGCTGGGCGGCCGGCGCGCCGCCATCCAATGCGGCTGGCACGGGCGGCAGGAGCAGATCCAGCAGCCGCTCCTCGGCCCGCTGCTGGGCCATTGCTTCGACCTCGGCCTCGCGCTCGTCCCGCACCATGTTCACGGCGACATCGACCAGATCTCGCACCATGGACTCGACGTCGCGGCCCACGTAGCCGACTTCCGTGAACTTCGCGGCTTCGACCTTCACGAACGGGGCGCCCGCCAGCCGCGCGAGACGCCGCGCGATTTCCGTCTTCCCCACGCCGGTGGGACCGATCATGATGATGTTGTTGGGCATGATCTCGTCGCGCAGCTCCTCCTCCACCCGCTGGCGGCGCCAGCGGTTGCGCAGCGCAATGGCCACCGCCTTTTTGGCCGGCTCCTGCCCCACAATGTATTTGTCCAGCTCGGCGACGATCTCGCGCGGCGTCAGTTCATCGAGCCAGGCGGGTTCGGCTGGCGCTTCGAGCTCGGGCGCGACGTCCATTTCTTCTCTCACTGCTTTGGCCATCAACCTTCTCCTCCCCGGCTACGGGAGAGTTACTCCTCCAGCTCCAGCACCGTGATGTGCTGGTTGGTGTAGATGCAGATCTCGCCGGCGATTTCCAGGGCGCGCCGCACCATCTCAGCTGCGGGCAAGCCCGAGTACTGCTTGAGTGCCCGGGCCGCGGCCAGCGCGAAGCCACCGCCGCTGCCGATGGCGGCGATCTCGTCATCCGGCTCGATCACATTGCCATCCCCGCTGATCACGAACAGGTGCTGCTTGTCCGCCACTGCGAGCAGCGCCTCGAGGCGGCGGAGGTAGCGGTCCGTACGCCAATCCTTGGCCAGCTCGACGCAGGCGCGGGGCAGGTTCCCCGGGTGGCGCTCCAGCTTTTCCTCGAATTTTGCGAAGAGCGTGAACGCGTCCGCTACGGACCCGGCGAATCCGGCCAGGACGCGACCTTCCTTGAGTTTGCGCACCTTCTGTGCAGTGCGCTTCACCACCGTGTCGCCGAACGTGACCTGCCCGTCGCCGCCCAGAGCGACCCGGCCGTCGTGCCGCACGGCGACAATCGTCGTGCCATGGAACTGCTGCATCCCGCCTCCTGTCCCAGCCGGTGTACCCCGAAGGGGTGGCCGATTTCCCTCCACGCCATCCCCGCCTACGCGCGCGGGTGCGCCGCGTCATAGACTCGCTTGAGCCGCTCCTTCGAGGTGTGCGTGTAGATGCGGGTGGTGGAAAGGGACGCGTGCCCGAGCAGCTCCTTCACC encodes:
- the hslV gene encoding ATP-dependent protease subunit HslV, whose translation is MQQFHGTTIVAVRHDGRVALGGDGQVTFGDTVVKRTAQKVRKLKEGRVLAGFAGSVADAFTLFAKFEEKLERHPGNLPRACVELAKDWRTDRYLRRLEALLAVADKQHLFVISGDGNVIEPDDEIAAIGSGGGFALAAARALKQYSGLPAAEMVRRALEIAGEICIYTNQHITVLELEE